One genomic segment of Salinibacter grassmerensis includes these proteins:
- a CDS encoding ABC transporter ATP-binding protein, with protein sequence MALLSVDQLSVTLDGHTILRDVAFEVAAGQWVGILGPNGAGKTTLLRAIGGHIPFDGEIRLQGAPIDTMSAQEQAQAQAFVRQARSLTFDFSVEEFVLLGRAPHRGWLQPYRESDRERVQDALARVELGGFADRSVLSLSGGEMQRVFLAQALVQGADLFLLDEPTAHLDVHYQFSFMEQVRTQTEAGRTVLAVGHDLELAARYADRLLLVADGELRAQGPPESVLTPGRIASVFGVRVALDQHPDGTLRIDYLGPVSSSDESRVPG encoded by the coding sequence GTGGCCCTGCTTTCGGTCGATCAGCTTTCCGTTACGCTCGACGGACACACGATCCTGCGAGACGTGGCCTTCGAGGTTGCGGCCGGGCAGTGGGTCGGCATTCTCGGGCCCAACGGAGCGGGCAAAACGACCCTTCTGCGGGCAATTGGGGGGCACATTCCGTTTGACGGAGAGATTCGGCTCCAGGGCGCGCCCATCGACACGATGAGTGCTCAGGAGCAAGCACAGGCGCAGGCCTTCGTCCGCCAGGCCCGATCCCTCACCTTCGACTTTTCGGTGGAGGAGTTCGTGTTGCTCGGTCGGGCCCCGCATCGAGGCTGGCTGCAGCCATACCGGGAGTCGGACCGGGAGCGCGTACAAGACGCCCTTGCCCGGGTGGAGTTGGGGGGCTTCGCGGACCGGTCGGTCCTGTCCCTGAGCGGAGGTGAGATGCAGCGTGTCTTTCTGGCACAGGCCCTTGTGCAGGGGGCGGACCTGTTTCTGCTGGACGAGCCGACCGCGCACTTAGACGTGCACTACCAGTTCTCCTTCATGGAGCAGGTGCGGACCCAGACGGAGGCCGGCCGGACGGTGCTCGCCGTCGGACACGACCTGGAACTGGCGGCCCGCTACGCGGATCGGCTGCTCCTGGTCGCGGACGGCGAGTTGCGAGCCCAGGGGCCTCCAGAATCGGTCCTGACGCCGGGGCGCATCGCCTCGGTGTTCGGGGTGCGGGTCGCTCTGGATCAGCATCCGGACGGCACGCTCCGGATCGACTACTTAGGCCCTGTGTCGTCGTCTGACGAGAGCCGCGTCCCCGGTTAG
- a CDS encoding class I SAM-dependent methyltransferase, with protein MTTHRTLSRSDVEAVYDRVGAWQDTQAFYEAPAFDALVAGGGFADARSVVEVGCGTGKLAERLLQNHCPSAARYAGYDLSGTMVRIARARLGAFGNRAAVHETDGGLTFDDPDGAYDRVVATYLLDLLSRDDARTLLGEAHRLLRANGRLCLAGLTWGQSPFSWCVSGLWNTVHRIRPGWVGGCRPLRQRPLLNETRWSVRTHTLVTAWGVSSEVLVATPL; from the coding sequence ATGACTACCCACCGAACGCTTTCGCGCTCGGACGTCGAGGCCGTCTACGACCGGGTTGGGGCATGGCAGGACACCCAGGCGTTCTACGAGGCGCCCGCCTTTGACGCGCTCGTGGCCGGTGGGGGCTTTGCGGACGCCCGGTCGGTGGTCGAGGTTGGATGCGGCACCGGAAAACTCGCCGAGCGTCTCCTGCAAAACCACTGTCCGTCGGCGGCGCGCTACGCGGGATACGATCTCAGCGGGACGATGGTGCGGATCGCCCGGGCCCGCCTCGGGGCGTTTGGAAATCGTGCGGCCGTCCACGAAACCGACGGCGGCCTCACGTTCGACGATCCGGATGGAGCGTACGATCGCGTGGTGGCGACCTACCTGCTGGACCTCCTGTCGCGAGACGACGCCCGGACACTTCTTGGTGAGGCGCATCGCCTCCTGCGTGCGAACGGTCGGCTCTGCCTTGCAGGGCTCACTTGGGGGCAGTCGCCGTTTTCCTGGTGTGTGAGCGGGCTGTGGAACACCGTTCACCGGATCCGTCCGGGGTGGGTCGGCGGGTGTCGGCCCCTTCGGCAGCGGCCGCTCCTGAACGAAACCCGCTGGTCCGTCCGAACCCATACCCTAGTGACGGCGTGGGGCGTCTCGTCGGAGGTGCTGGTGGCGACGCCCCTCTAG
- the def gene encoding peptide deformylase, with protein sequence MILPIYVYGHEALREETDPVQENTEALQELIDNMIETMHNAAGIGLAAPQVGRTERLFVVDLTPMADDIAEAGEPLPPQPMVFINPEIVEESDDAAEMEEGCLSIPEVREAVARPERIRMRYRDRQFEEQEVEAGGMLSRVLQHERDHLDGVLFTDYLSSFRKRLLRRPLREMVNGEVEADYPLVTKDDETVPSR encoded by the coding sequence ATGATACTGCCGATATACGTCTACGGCCACGAGGCGCTTCGGGAAGAGACCGACCCCGTGCAGGAGAACACGGAGGCGCTTCAGGAGCTCATCGACAACATGATCGAGACGATGCACAACGCCGCCGGCATCGGGCTGGCGGCGCCCCAGGTTGGACGTACCGAGCGCCTCTTTGTGGTGGACCTGACCCCAATGGCCGATGACATTGCGGAGGCGGGGGAGCCGCTCCCGCCCCAGCCGATGGTCTTCATCAACCCCGAGATCGTCGAGGAGAGCGACGACGCCGCGGAAATGGAGGAAGGCTGCCTGTCGATTCCGGAGGTGCGCGAGGCTGTGGCCCGCCCTGAACGGATCCGGATGCGCTACCGGGATCGCCAGTTCGAGGAGCAGGAAGTGGAGGCTGGGGGCATGCTGTCCCGGGTCCTGCAACACGAGCGCGATCACCTTGACGGCGTCCTCTTTACCGACTATCTCAGCAGCTTCCGCAAGCGGCTGCTCCGCCGTCCCCTGCGGGAGATGGTCAACGGGGAGGTGGAGGCCGACTACCCGCTTGTGACGAAGGACGATGAAACCGTTCCGTCCCGGTAA
- a CDS encoding phosphomannose isomerase type II C-terminal cupin domain — translation MFLDADDRPWGRWEEYLNEPGYRVKRIIVHPNQRLSLQKHEHRKEHWVVVRGSGVFTRNEEEIEVSEGDTCFIDEGDVHRIENDGDGPLVFIETQMGRCVEDDIVRLEDDYGRE, via the coding sequence ATGTTTCTCGACGCCGACGACCGTCCCTGGGGCCGCTGGGAGGAATACCTGAACGAGCCGGGGTATCGTGTGAAGCGCATCATTGTGCATCCCAACCAGCGGCTCTCCCTACAAAAACACGAGCACCGAAAAGAACACTGGGTCGTCGTTCGGGGATCGGGCGTCTTCACGCGCAACGAGGAGGAAATTGAGGTGTCGGAGGGAGACACCTGCTTTATCGATGAGGGCGACGTTCACCGCATCGAGAATGACGGCGACGGGCCGCTCGTCTTCATCGAGACGCAGATGGGCCGTTGCGTGGAGGACGACATCGTTCGGCTGGAGGACGACTACGGGCGGGAGTAG
- a CDS encoding Na+/H+ antiporter NhaC family protein — translation MAHLASFPRTFLLLAGLLCLWGSTTPAAAQDGEIDVPDPVLSGIEFSVSVPGDSSLAAPGSPTLRVAGATFALSYDAARGAWTADGVSVSSSGSAPVEVVANDAVLRSTTTRTIPGWLSILPPLLAIGMALLYRRVVPALFFGVWVGAVTAIGFTPWGAFKGLLDSFQVYVLNAMSSSSHVSIILFSLMIGGMVGIISKNGGTLGIVERLTGWASNSKRGQVVTGVLGVSIFFDDYANTLIVGNTMRPVTDRLRISREKLAYVVDSTAAPMATLAFVTTWIGYQVGLLGTAIQNIDGFAQGAYSVFLSSLPYNFYPLLALFFVFLVAYTGLDFGPMYHAEKRARETGEVLGKEAKVDEAASEGEELQPPDGTPYRAVNAVIPILVLVGGVLGGLYATGVQAAGVDAPLRDIIGEANSYTALMWGSILGVLVAAALSIGQGILDLEQTVEAWYEGLKSMLFAMIILVLAWALSNITEVLHTADYLVSVLGEWLPPGAVPALIFVLAAATAFATGSSWGTMGILMPLVVPLVWAVLAQNGMDAPAHYHILYSAVSCVLAGSVWGDHCSPISDTTILSSMASGCDHVEHVRTQLPYALSVGTVAILVGTLPVGFGMPWWVGLLVGAGLLYGLLKLVGTPVDTAEAPVEAPA, via the coding sequence ATGGCTCATCTCGCTTCGTTTCCCCGTACCTTTCTTCTGCTTGCGGGTTTGTTGTGTCTCTGGGGGAGCACGACGCCGGCCGCCGCCCAAGACGGCGAGATTGACGTCCCGGACCCGGTCCTGAGCGGGATCGAGTTTTCGGTGTCGGTGCCCGGGGACTCCTCGCTGGCCGCCCCGGGGTCGCCGACGCTGCGGGTGGCAGGGGCCACGTTCGCGCTTTCGTACGACGCGGCCAGGGGGGCGTGGACCGCGGACGGGGTCTCGGTCTCGTCGAGCGGGAGTGCTCCCGTCGAGGTCGTGGCCAACGATGCGGTGCTGCGCTCAACCACGACCAGAACCATCCCGGGCTGGCTCTCTATCCTGCCGCCCCTCCTGGCAATCGGGATGGCGCTGCTGTACCGGCGCGTGGTCCCGGCGTTGTTCTTTGGGGTCTGGGTGGGCGCGGTCACCGCCATCGGCTTTACGCCCTGGGGCGCGTTCAAGGGCCTGCTGGACAGCTTTCAGGTCTACGTGCTGAACGCGATGTCCAGCTCCAGCCACGTGTCCATCATCCTGTTTTCCCTCATGATTGGGGGCATGGTGGGCATCATTTCCAAGAACGGGGGCACGCTCGGGATTGTAGAGCGACTGACAGGGTGGGCCAGCAACTCGAAGCGGGGGCAGGTCGTGACTGGGGTGCTGGGTGTGAGTATTTTCTTCGACGACTACGCCAACACCCTGATCGTGGGCAACACCATGCGCCCGGTGACCGACCGGCTTCGCATTTCCCGCGAGAAGCTGGCCTATGTCGTGGACTCGACCGCGGCCCCCATGGCGACCCTCGCGTTCGTCACCACGTGGATCGGGTACCAGGTGGGCCTTTTGGGCACCGCCATCCAGAACATCGACGGGTTTGCCCAAGGGGCCTACTCGGTATTCCTGAGCTCGCTCCCCTATAACTTTTATCCGCTCCTCGCGCTGTTCTTCGTCTTCCTCGTGGCCTACACGGGCCTCGACTTCGGGCCAATGTACCACGCGGAGAAGCGGGCCCGCGAGACGGGCGAGGTGCTGGGCAAGGAAGCGAAGGTCGACGAGGCGGCCTCGGAAGGAGAAGAGCTGCAGCCCCCGGACGGGACGCCGTACCGGGCCGTCAACGCGGTCATCCCGATTCTGGTGCTGGTGGGAGGGGTGCTCGGTGGGCTGTACGCCACGGGCGTCCAGGCCGCTGGGGTGGATGCGCCTCTGCGGGACATTATCGGGGAGGCGAACTCATACACCGCTCTGATGTGGGGGTCGATACTCGGGGTCCTGGTTGCGGCGGCGCTCTCCATCGGACAGGGCATCCTCGATCTGGAGCAGACGGTGGAGGCCTGGTACGAGGGGCTCAAGTCCATGTTGTTTGCGATGATCATCCTCGTGCTTGCCTGGGCCCTGTCCAACATCACGGAAGTGCTGCACACGGCCGACTATCTCGTGTCGGTCCTTGGTGAGTGGCTTCCCCCCGGGGCGGTGCCGGCACTGATCTTCGTGCTTGCGGCCGCGACGGCCTTCGCGACCGGATCGAGCTGGGGCACCATGGGCATCCTCATGCCGCTGGTGGTCCCGCTGGTGTGGGCGGTCCTCGCACAGAATGGAATGGACGCCCCGGCGCACTACCACATCCTGTATTCGGCGGTGTCGTGTGTCCTGGCCGGATCGGTATGGGGAGATCACTGTTCGCCGATTTCGGACACGACGATCCTCTCATCGATGGCCAGCGGCTGTGACCACGTGGAGCACGTGCGCACGCAACTGCCGTACGCGCTCAGCGTCGGCACCGTGGCCATCTTGGTCGGCACACTGCCCGTCGGCTTCGGCATGCCGTGGTGGGTCGGGCTCCTGGTGGGCGCGGGGCTCCTGTATGGCCTGCTGAAACTGGTCGGCACGCCCGTGGACACGGCTGAGGCCCCCGTGGAAGCCCCGGCCTAG